TAGCcctaatatcagagacaggcaaccctgccactaatatcagagacaggcaaccctgcactaatatcagggACAGCAacctgcactaatatcagagacaggcaaccctgcagtaatatcagaagacaggcaaccctgcactaatatcaggaCAGACACAACCCTGCcctaatatcagagacaggcaaccctgcactaatatcaaGAGACAGGCAGCCCTGCAGTAATATCAGGGACAgcaaccctgcactaatatcaagacaggcaaccctgcactaatatcagagacaggcaaacCTGCActtaatatcagagacaggcagcCCTGCAGTAATATCAGGGACAGGCAGCCCTGCACtaaatatcagagacaggcaaccctaCACTAAttatcagagacaggcaaccctaCACTAATATCAGGACAGCAACCCTGCACTAAATCAGGGACAGGCAGcctgcactaatatcagagacaggcaaccctgcactaatatcagagacaggcagccctgcactaatatcagagacaggcaaccctgcactaatatcagagacaggcaaccctgcactaaatatcagagacagagcaaccctgcactaatatcaggacagagacaggcaaccctgctCTAATATCaggacaggcaaccctgcactaatatcagggacagagacagcagccctgcactaatatcagagacaggcaaccctgcactaatatcagagacaggcaaccctgcactaatatcagagacaggcaaccctgctctaatatcagggacaggcaaccctgcagtaatatcaggacaggcaaccctgccactaatatcagagacaggcaaccctgccCTAATATCAGGAACAGGCAACCCTGCAGTAATACagggacaggcaaccctgcactaatatcagagacaggcaaccctgcagtaatatcagagacaggaaaccctgcactaatatcagagacaggcaaccccCTGCAACTATTCAGAGACAGGCAACCTGCACTAATATCAGAAAGGCAACCCTGagtaatatcagagacaggcaaccctgcactaatatcagagacaggcaaccctgcagtaatatcagagacaggcaaccctgcactaatatcaaGGACAGACAACCCTGCcctaatatcagagacaggcaacctgccctaatatcagagacagcaaccctgcactaatatcagagacggcaaccctgcactaatatcaggacaggcaaccctgcactaatatcagagacaggcaaccctgcagtaatatcagagacaggcaaccctgcactaatatcagagacaggcaaacctgcactaatatcagaggacagcaaccctgcactaatatcagggacaggcaaccctgcagtaatatcagagacaggcaaccctgcactaaGGCCCTTGCATAGCAGTATGACTATCTATACACTCTGGGCGCAGAGACAACCTGTTATCGTAACACAGCTGAGGCCCTTGCTGTGTTTTTCCTCATTTTAACCGACTTGAAGATCaagtgtgttgaatttaggcaaatcactgaactgatctattagctcagttggtcaggtgtggtgccagGTTGGGGCAAAATCCTACAGCACTCCAGGAAGACGGTTGCCTACCACTGCTCTATATAGTGGACtcctgttgaccagggcccggggggggggggggggggggctccaggAAGACGGTTCCCTAACCACTGCTCTATATAGGGACTcctgtttgaccagggccccgggggggggggggggctccaggAAGACGGTTCCCTACCACTGCTCTATATAGTGACtcctgttgaccagggcccgggGGGGGGCTCCAGGAAGACGGTTCCCTACCACTGCTCCTATATAGTGGACTCCTGTTGACCAGCGCCCGGGGGGGGGCTCCAGGAAGACGGTTCCCTACCACTGCTCTATATAGTGGACtcctgttgaccagggcccgaGGGGGGGGCCTCCAGGAAGACGGTTCCCTACCACTGCTCTATATAGTGGACTCCTGTTGACCaggcccgggggggggggggggctccaggATGACGGTTCCCTACCACTGCTCTATATAGTGGACtcctgttgaccagggcccgggGGGGGGGCCTCCAGGAAGACGTTCCCTACCACTGCTCTATATAGTGGACTCCTGTTGACCAGGCCCCGAGGGGGGGGGCTCCAGGAAGACGGTTCCCTACCACTGCTCTATATAGTGGACtcctgttgaccagggcccgggGGGGGGGGCACCAGGAAGACGGTTCCCTACCACTGCTCTATATAGTGACTCCTTGACCAGGGCCCGGGCTCCAGTTAtaagtaatacactatatagggccTAGGCACCATTTGGGAAGTACCCTATGTATGACTCTGGGGCATGTATGGACTGATAAGATCCCAACACAGATTCAAAGGTAGCTTTTTTAGGCCTTATTATATCCCCTAGCGCCCTTCACCAGGCTCTGGCTGAGACAATGCTTCCTCTGTTACCTGGCGGTGGATGAGGGTTTGTATTCTTTACCTGGCGCCCAGAAGCTCACTTCAACCTCAACGCCCCCAGACGCAGGTATGTGGGGtccaggtaggtaggtagacaaCGGCAGAGCGTAGAGCTGTATGTACAGGCACAAGCAACtttccactgttccctggtaTCCCCTACTCTCCCCACTCCCCATCGAGGCCCCTTACTATCCCCACTCCCCATTGAGCCCCTTACTCTCCCCACCCCCCATCAAGGCCCCTTACTCTCCCCATCAAGCCCTTACTCTCCTCAATCCCCATCGAGGCCCCTTACTATCCCCACTCCCTATTGAGGCCCCTTACTATCCCCACTCCCCATCGACCCCTTACTATCCCCACCCCCCATCGAACCCCTTACTATCCCCAGTAAGGGACCCGATGGGAGTGGGGAGAGTAAGGGTCTCGATGGGAGTGGGGAGAGTAAGGGCCTCGATGGGAGTGGGGATATAAGGGGCCCCACCCCCCATCGAGCCCCTTACTATCCCCACTCCCCATCGAGGCCCCTTGCTATCCCCACTCCCCATCGAGACCCCTTACTCTCCCCACCCCCCATCGAGGCCCTTACTCTCCCCATCGAGCCCCTTACTCTCCCCACTCCCCATCGAGGCCCTTACTCTCCCCACCCCCCATCGAGGCCCCTTACTCCCCCATCGAGGCCCCTTACTCTCCCAATCCCCATCGAGGCCCTTACTATCCCCACTCCCTATTGAGGCCCCTTACTATCCCACTCCCCATCGAGGCCCCTTACTATCCCCACCCCCATCGAGGCCCCTTGCTATCCCCACTCCCCATCGAGCCCCTTGCTATCCCCACTCCCATTGAGGCCCCTTGCTCTCCCCACTGAGGCCCCTTACTATCCCCACTCCCCATCGAGGCCCCTTAATATAACCACACCCCATCGAGGCCCCTTAATATAACCACTCCCCATTGAGGCCCTTGCTATCCCCACTCCCCATCGAGGCCCCTTGCTATCCCCACTCCCCATTGAGGCCCCTTAATATAACCACTCCCCATTGAGGCCCCTTACTTACCCCATGAAGGCCCCTTGCTATCCCTGACACAGGCCATTCCCGAACGGCACCTTATTCTAGACTTTAACCACCAAAACCCTCAACTGCATCTAAGCTCCATGGCTAATTGAGTCTGTTTAAAACCAAACCTCAGAGATTCCAGGGGGAATTATCCCaacatcttaaaaaaaaaagtttcctgTCACAGGTAAGATTCCTTACATAGTGAGCTACTTTTTGCCAGAAGCCTATGTGCCCTGGTAAGaattagtgcactaaatagagaatagggtcccatttgggacacagacctggTCTGCGAACTTGATTCCAACCTTTTAACCCCTGAATAAAAGACAAAGCGTGACATGAGACTGCAGGTCATGTGACCTCAGAGACCTGAGTCCCATGTAGGAGGCAgtgagagagctgagagacaggGACTAATGCTGTAATCAGCATTCTCAATAATGAAGGGCTTCACCAACCTAAGGTATTTCATTTcacctaggagagagagaggggtgagagaggcagaggaaggcCGAGACGGGGTTTGGAAAAGAGTGTGGGAAACGAACAGACACCAATTTAAAATTTAATTTCACCTCagcaagagagggaaggagagagatttTAAAGCAGTCCTTTCATTTGACCTCAGCGAGATAGGGAAGGAGAGATTTTAAAGCAGTCCTTTCATTTGACCTCAGCGAGAGAGATTTTAAAGCAGTCCTTTCATTTGACCTCAGCGAGAGGGATTTTAAAGCAGTCTACTATCAGCTGTTGGGACTCAGGACCAAGTAGAAGTCTGTGTTTACAGTGATGACTATCTACATACTCTCTGCAGAGAAAACCTGTTATCTTATAAGACAACCTGTTATCTTAATACAGTCTCAACGTTAGCTAGGCCACACCAAGGGAACAAGCCTCATatctcagtgtttcccaacctttggtcctccagtacccccaacagtacacgtTGTTATTGTAAACCTGGACACGCACACCAGATTCAACTTGTCAGTTGATCATCAAGCCCTCAGTGATCCGAATGGAGGTGTGTTTGACCACGGGTACAACAAAAAGTGTGTACTGTttggaccagggttgggaaacaagGTCATATCTATTAACACAGCCTGAAACGTTATttaggccaaaccattcggaaTGACACTAAAACAGCAGTTCAGAATGGTTAGATTAGCAGTTAGCACTCTGAGATTCACTTTACACTAGTGAGACTAAATAAACCACGACCGTTCATTTTCAACTGTATTTGAgattcgcgcccaggctctgtcgcagccggccgcaaccgggagatccgtggggcgacgcacaattggcatagcgtcgtccgggttagggagggtttggccggtagggatatccttgtctcagtatgtaaaaatgtaataaaatgtatgcactctactgtaagtcgctctggataagagcgtctgctaaatgactaaaatgtaaatgtaatttaatgtGGAATGTTGACTACGGGATATATATACCAATCCATCGCTGacagtttctctcaaatgttatcTATTTCCTGATAACACAACATAAATTGGGATAAAAATTTAAGTTTCACAGGTAAACATGTATTGACATGGTGTGCCATCTAGTGGTGAAAATAAAGTAGCACAACACGATTCTACAAAATGCCTCTTGTAAAGAGAAACATTGGTAATTTTAGTTCAATCAGTCctgccgactgcaggaatgtccaccagagctgttgtcatcTTAacgaatgttaatttctctaccataagccgcctccaacggcattttagagaatttggcagtacgtccaatcggcagaccacgtgtataggTGAGCACGTTATCGATGTGAACAGAGCGCCCCACGGTGGTGATGGGGTTACGGTATGGGTGcataatcatgctgaaacacgaggtgatggtggtggatgaatggcatgacaacagGCATAAGCTTTAGCCAacgaacacaatttcatttttatcaaaggcaatttgaatgcacagataccgTGGCGAGATCCTAAGGCctgttgtcgtgccattcatccaccgccatcacctcatgtttcagcatgattatgCATGGCCCCATGACCCAAGGATCTGGacacatttcctggaagctgTATTTGTCctagtttttccatggcctgcatactcaccagacatgttgtttcgtttatattttttttcagggTACATCAAATCACTCACTTGGAGGCGGGCATCTTTCACACAAATATGAGCCAATTTAAATCCAATGGTTGAAACTATGAACTGGAGTTAGGACCAATCATCTATGAGTAATAATGATGCTTGAAACAAATTCAAATTCATTCTGGTTTTTATTTTACAAAGAGATTCCAGAGGCGCATCACCCGACCTAGAAGTTCCTGTtaggaaaagggagaggaaaaggaCATTAGATCACATCAGTGAGGACATTACATCTGGGTGTGTTGCAGTAGTAGAGCCTGACCAATCACAGTTTAATTTAGGCGAACAACGGCCCCAATCACAGTTTAATTTAGGCGAACAACGTCACCAATCACAGTTTAATTTAGGCGAACAACGGCCCCAATCACACACTGGCTGTGCACGAATACCCATATGTGCGTTCCaaatagactgaacaaaaatctacACCTGAGGAGTATTtccgtctgtaataaagcccttttgtgggcaaaaactcattctgattggctgggactggCTGCTATGTGGGTGGGCCTACgccctcccagacccacccatggctgtgcccctgcccagtcatgtgaaatccatagattagagtctaatgaattcatttaaattgactgatttccgtatattaactgtaactcagtaaaatctttgacattgttgCGTATCTATATTTGTTCAGTAAGCAGTAAAGTTTTATTAGTATGtgacattttaaacatttagtaTGCCTCaaaaatgccaggatgtcatagtCATTtagacttttattttttatttgtgtagAATTCACTGCACACACTATTGGAAGAGAATCGCCTTTCGAGATCCACGTGTGTCTGACAGCAGCTGCTAATCAGCTGAGGGAACGTACCAAAATTAAATGTACGGCGGGAATCAAACGCATTGGACGACGCAATCTCAGTATTACGGATATTCGTTGCTTGCTGCATTCGTTGGTACTAAACAGCAGGTCGTTCTACCCTAGTACCTCgtttgtgataatatgcaaaTCAYAAGGCAAAAAATATTGCTGATTTCAACACTGATTGTCACCAAAAAACGTTATTAATGAATTATCTTATTTAGTCCCACCCCCCGCCTCACATCTCTCCCAGTCAACATTATCTTTGCGCCAGCCTCAAACTGACTGAATGACATCATGACTCTTAAAGAAACAGGCACACTTTTATATAAGAACAGAATggttcttttttttgtgtgtgcaaaaTGTAGTTGATCAGTATAATAAAATAAGTATCAAATGGAAGGGAAGTAGATTTGTTTTTCgtctgtagccccatgaaatcagcaCCAAAACGAGCTCTATAACTCTACATttcacacactcctattgaatatgaaTCCACCTGTATTGTGACTAGACCatggctacatcttgatttacccagtttaccaACAGAGATTTATCACTCGAATAAATTACCTGTATATTATGTRgtttgctaaataaataaatattgtatgATTGATTCATTTAatgcatacatttaaaatgtaatgatattgaacacGACAAATCTGTCTGGATCAAGRgccattctgtgactttggctaaaAGGCCTTCCTTTGTTGTGGTAGCGAAGTCAAAATGTTGGTATCGTGACAAACACTAGGCTGGACACGGTACAGCAGAGACAACGCAGGTACTTACTTTGACACGATGCTGTCGGTCTTAGCCAGCCTCAGGAGGGAGTCGTCAGCCTCACCCTGCGGGATGGGACAGGAGGGTCCGTTAGACAGTTcctctttatacacacacacacactctcacctcaCATTTGTCAAACACCATCACACAGAAGATAATGAACAATATCAAATGATGCCATGGTGACTTGTGGGAAAAATGTGTGAGTGACTTCCTCTCCTGAATCTACACTGATAACACCAGACTTTGGAAAGGGGAGGTAGTGGTCTCTATAATTCATGTACCTGGATGCTAGGATAAAAGATAGTTGATGCCAGTGGTATGTCTGAGGTGTACCTATAACCTTGCTATGGAGGAGACAGCATGGCCTCAAACCACCTGTTATCTGTAACAGACACTACAGGTGGACAAAGCCACTACAGGAGGACAGAGCCACCGCAGGAGGACAGAGACACTACAAGAGGACAGAGACACTTCAGGCCAAGCCTCGCTGCCAACGACCTGCAACATCGCCTTGTgtaaggttgcaaaattccagtaacttttccAAGAAATCCCAGTCGGAGGACTCTGAATTTATGGAACAAAATTACTGGAAATTTGCACCCATGGCCTTTTGAAAGCGGAGAAACCTACCATTCTACGGATGGCACCGCAGATAGCGTAGGTCTTGAACTGGCCATTGAAGCGRCCGGTTACCTTGTCAAcctgtaataaaaaatgtaattagtaCAATGAGGTTATAAGGAGTagagggcctgtcatgccaaatattgACCCCCTGCCAATAAGTGCCCCCCCCccacgtcacaatgggattcgagaAGCTATTAGCGTCCGTTGCTAGTACATGCCAAATTCTGCCCGCGCagaacacaatacatttttgggggggggtcagTGTTACAGGTTATTTACAATATGTTTAGCATTAAATCTCACTGATTATTGGCAGAAAGTATAAAACATAATCCATGGTCATTGATTTAGTTAGCATGAGCCCGAGCTGCAAGCATGGGAACTACAAACGATGGATGACAACACTACTGTGAGCTAAGACCACTTCTCCAAAATCTCTTTATTTAGTTAGCTACGCTAAGCTTTGTTTTCTATTGTACTACTTGTGTTTTAAAAATCGCTCTCATATACTAAGTAGCCTTAGAAAAGTGCCATGTCAGctgtaaaatgttatttaaaaaaggtTAACGCCGTTAATCAAGCAGATCGTACCTCgtacccccccccctttccaaGGATCTACACGATTCATGTGGATAAACTATTTTGCAATCCAAATGGCGAATATCACTGGAAAGTTTGCATCCCTGTATCGAAATGCACGTTCCAATAACTTGAGTTCTATTTTGCCGCTTGTAGACTACGGTCTCAATATGYGCAGCCATAGATGGTAATCCAGCGtttccccaaactcggtcctcgtttgtttgttgttgttttgttgcccCTAACACCACAGAGCTTATTCAAACTATCACAGCTTGacgattagttgattatttgaatcagctgtttagtGCTCGGGGGAAAatccaaaatgtgcacccctttggggtcccgaggactgagtttgggttACCCGTGTTATCGCTCTATAAGAGCTGATCtgtcgtcagtattgtgaaataattacaatgttaaggtaagatttgagtTGAGTAAGCTGTTCTGAGAGCAGAGCTGTCTTTTCTTAAAATCCTATcagatcctgtagaggttaaatcctatcagtatcgacaacGCACTTAGCGGCTTTTCTGTCGGTGTGCCGTTTTGGGAAATGcatcttcggccgttgtaggaaagacGCATCGTTAAAACACTGGTACAACTCAACTTCCATCGCTTTCGGGGAAACTGGGCCCAGATCAATGAAGACTACTGGGTGtgtttcagtggaggctgctgaggggaggacggctcataaatgGCCAGAcccgagcaaatggaatggcatcaaacacatagaaatgtgtTTGACACAAACACATGTGTTtgatatttgataccattccaccgaaTCCGCACCAGTCATTACCAAGAGcccagtcctccccaattaaggttccaccaacctcctgtggtgtggcTCAAATGGAACACGAtcccctacacagtgcactacttttgtccactACTTTCAGTAGTGCattacataggaaatagggtgttatttgagaCACACTCAAAAGTACATTATGTATTAAAGTACATTAAAGTACATTATGAAGTTCCAGAGTTCTGTAGCTAGTGCCACTAGTTATTACCTCAGCAATGTTGATCTGGATGGAGGCGTGGTCCTTGGCTCCGATGATTCGGTTGCTTGCAGAGCTGAAAGACACMGGGTCRTAGCAAGTTGTATATAGAATCAGARTTACAGGACCTCTAGCTAATGTTGTTGACAGGGCAAAATTGATTTAGAATGCTTTCATCAACGAAGTTAAATTATGTATCTAGCTATAAAACCAACTATCTAGCCATTTCGCAAAACTACTAACTTTGCTCGTTATCGTAGGCTtatttagctacctagctagttacAGGTGTGGCGCTACGAGTTACTCACCATTTACGTGGGACRTACAGGTCCACGAATTCACCGGCGTCGTTCtgcattctgttttttttttggtgctGATCGGTCACTCGATCTGTGAGTAGCAGAGAAAAAGATGAGCTATTAAATCAGCTAGCTTGCACCACACGGAAGTTCAATACCCTGCCCTGAACGTGTCACACACTTGCTGAGCTACCACCTTagtggctgctgccctatgtacaaaGTCATGGAACACTGTTCACTTTAATATTCACATACCGTTTAACCCACTTCATaagtaaatactgtattctagtcaaggcctatgctatttaactattgctgtacatataccaTTCTTCAGATATAGTACGtgggtagagcgttgggccagtaacgggaagattgctggatcaaatccccaagctgacaaggtaaacccactgttccccgggcgccaMAGagatggatgtcgattaaggcagttgGAGAACCGACTAGGCATCCCCCTTTCCCATATARTCTATACATTCATCACATATTTATAGGCCGGACTCCGACATTTCTCGTCCTtacttttcttcatttttttactACATTAGCTATCATAAGtcaattagctaacgttagctagcttaattTGTTAACGTGCTAGATAGTTAGCCAATGTCAACATTTCTCGTTAGCATGGCAACGTTAGGTAGGGAAAAATAATGCGCTTATTAAATATCAGAATTCAATAAATAATCTTTGGTGGAGAGGGGAGACGTTCATAAGCAAATACGAAGCCATGTGAACATTTGCGTTGACGCCGAAGCTTCCAGCATGTGGCAGGCACAGCGGTAGCATGCCgactttttttttaccataaaATGTGCCAAAAATAACGACAACATTCAAAATAAACAAAGCGCTACCGTTAGCGGAGATGCTTTGCAATATATTCTTTCGCCAATTGGACAGCTATGATTAATGAAAGTACAGTATTTTTGTATTCGTACAACAGAGAAAATCTTTCTCTCACCTTTTATCACAAATGGCTGACAGGAAAGAGAGAACGTCGTTACCGGATGTTAAACCTCTACTACCGGTGTCGCAAGTAATTACTTCCGTATggaaacattaaaaaacaaaacttgGCTTTTGTGCAAATATTGTTACAAAGAAAATACAATGATCCACCAACCACGTTacgcgagtaaagtcataccatataTATAAGAaatcacagctgtaatggaaACATTAAGTTTCGGCAAAAtgttataaatgccgacagataatctgttcgtttgacatggtgggatctttttgtgatGGTAAAATTAATTACGCTAGAAATGATGGTGGAAACGtatttatgcgcaaatattgatacaaccatcatatcgaagtacatttggagtcacgcgatgatatggtgtgtggtcctcccacacaGACTCGGGAAAactacagtttattaggctacagatgaaataagttatgatgaacttcacagggtggtcaaataaaaatgtcaaatcaaatgttatttgtcacatSctttgttaacaacagctgtagactaacagtgaaatgcttacttatgttcacaacaatgcagagagaaagaaaatatatagaaataattgaaacgtaaaacacataataataaatacacaatgagtaatgataaatGATAATGGTAAAGTGACcgataacagtagcagcagtgtatgtgctgaGACAAAAGAGTTGGTGTAAAAA
The genomic region above belongs to Salvelinus sp. IW2-2015 unplaced genomic scaffold, ASM291031v2 Un_scaffold2899, whole genome shotgun sequence and contains:
- the rps21 gene encoding small ribosomal subunit protein eS21, with the protein product MQNDAGEFVDLYVPRKCSASNRIIGAKDHASIQINIAEVDKVTGRFNGQFKTYAICGAIRRMGEADDSLLRLAKTDSIVSKNF